One segment of Candidatus Atribacteria bacterium ADurb.Bin276 DNA contains the following:
- the ycjP_3 gene encoding Inner membrane ABC transporter permease protein YcjP codes for MKVNKYKIGDYTWMAIGIFITILLLLPVYFMIIYGFETLQDMFHVPPYWFPPKITFQPFIETFIGLSSNIINSLIIATGSLLITLFTAPFAGYALAHYGFKFGKYVNFTLILSQMFPVVMLSIPIFMMYSNVGLINTRLGLILANATYTIPLCTLILTAYMRSMPFELIEAGLIDGASHFTSFFKIVVPVVKSGIATSAIFAFLMPWADFVYALVITTDNKIQPMSVGLYKYMELYGLRWNNLMAGGFIFSIPALVVVTLTGKFIIKGLTAGALKQ; via the coding sequence ATGAAAGTTAATAAGTATAAAATTGGCGATTATACTTGGATGGCAATAGGAATTTTTATAACTATACTCCTTCTCTTGCCAGTATATTTTATGATAATTTATGGTTTTGAAACTCTACAAGACATGTTTCATGTTCCTCCTTATTGGTTTCCACCAAAAATAACATTTCAACCATTTATTGAAACGTTTATTGGATTAAGTTCTAATATTATAAATAGCCTTATAATTGCTACTGGAAGTCTACTAATAACTCTCTTTACTGCTCCTTTTGCTGGTTATGCATTGGCCCACTATGGTTTTAAGTTTGGTAAGTATGTTAACTTTACTTTGATATTAAGCCAAATGTTTCCTGTTGTAATGTTATCCATTCCAATATTTATGATGTATTCAAACGTAGGATTAATAAATACCCGTTTGGGCTTAATACTTGCCAACGCCACATATACAATCCCTCTTTGCACTTTAATATTAACTGCTTATATGCGTTCAATGCCTTTCGAATTAATTGAAGCAGGTTTAATTGACGGAGCTTCACATTTTACATCTTTTTTTAAAATAGTAGTTCCAGTAGTTAAATCAGGTATTGCAACCAGCGCTATTTTTGCATTTTTGATGCCATGGGCTGATTTTGTTTATGCCTTGGTAATAACTACAGATAATAAAATTCAACCCATGAGCGTTGGTTTGTATAAGTATATGGAGCTTTATGGTTTGAGATGGAATAACCTTATGGCTGGTGGCTTTATTTTTTCAATACCAGCATTGGTCGTTGTTACTTTAACAGGAAAATTTATCATAAAAGGGTTAACCGCTGGTGCTTTGAAACAGTAG